A DNA window from Vibrio cidicii contains the following coding sequences:
- the fadJ gene encoding fatty acid oxidation complex subunit alpha FadJ — MSEQKAFSLKIDEQNIAWLAIDVPNEKMNTLQAAFADEMTEIFAQLKDSSGVKGLIVHSLKPDNFVAGADVRMLEACKSAAEAESLASQGQTLFQQLSDLPYPVVAAIHGPCLGGGLELALACDYRVCTDADATRLGLPEVQLGLLPGSGGTQRLPRLIGLLPSLDLILTGKQLRAQKAKKLGVVDACVPATILLNVAKQFIDKGKRSTKQKVTTKEKILSGSSLGRKFVFEQAAKKTNEKTRGNYPATVAILDVIQHGLEKGMKQGLELEAKRFGELVMSPESKALRSIFFATTEMKKEHGSDAKPGKVSMVGVLGGGLMGAGISHVSVAKAKVPVRIKDVSNDGVLNALKYNYKLFDKQRKRRILSKAQLQAKMLQLSGGTDFTSFNHLDVVIEAVFEDLALKQQMVADIEANAKAETIFATNTSSLPIHRIAEKAARPENIVGLHYFSPVEKMPLVEVIPHETTSQETIATVVALAKKQGKTPIVVKDKAGFYVNRILAPYMNEAAHILLANEPIDTVDSALLDFGFPVGPITLLDEVGVDIGAKIIPILVNELGERFRGPDVFDTLLNDGRKGRKSGKGFYTYKGKKKEVDKSVYKLLKLKPEPKLSENDIALRCVLPMLNEAVRCLDDGIIRSPRDGDIGAIFGIGFPPFLGGPFRYMDQFGLKELVEKMNQFAEKYGDRFAPCDGLLTRAGEGRRFYDN; from the coding sequence ATGAGCGAGCAAAAAGCGTTTAGTCTAAAGATTGATGAACAGAACATCGCGTGGTTAGCGATTGATGTTCCTAATGAAAAAATGAACACCCTGCAAGCGGCGTTTGCCGATGAGATGACGGAAATCTTCGCTCAGCTCAAAGATAGCAGTGGGGTGAAAGGGCTGATTGTTCATTCGCTCAAGCCAGATAACTTTGTTGCTGGTGCCGATGTTCGTATGTTGGAAGCGTGTAAAAGTGCAGCGGAGGCTGAGTCTTTAGCCAGTCAAGGGCAAACTTTGTTCCAGCAGCTATCCGATCTTCCTTATCCTGTGGTGGCCGCGATTCATGGCCCATGCTTGGGCGGTGGACTCGAGTTAGCGCTGGCTTGTGATTATCGCGTTTGTACCGACGCTGATGCCACTCGCCTTGGTTTGCCTGAAGTTCAGCTTGGTTTGTTGCCGGGCTCTGGTGGTACGCAGCGTTTGCCACGCCTGATTGGCCTTTTGCCTTCACTCGATCTGATTCTGACAGGCAAGCAGTTGCGCGCGCAAAAAGCGAAAAAGTTAGGCGTTGTTGATGCGTGTGTACCAGCTACCATTTTACTTAATGTGGCGAAACAGTTCATCGACAAAGGCAAGCGCAGCACGAAGCAGAAAGTGACCACCAAAGAGAAGATTCTCTCTGGTAGCAGTCTTGGCCGTAAGTTTGTTTTTGAACAAGCAGCGAAAAAGACCAACGAAAAAACACGCGGCAACTACCCGGCAACGGTCGCTATTTTGGACGTGATCCAACACGGTCTAGAGAAAGGCATGAAGCAAGGGTTGGAACTTGAAGCGAAACGCTTTGGCGAGCTGGTGATGAGCCCGGAGTCAAAAGCACTGCGTTCTATTTTCTTCGCGACGACGGAAATGAAAAAAGAGCATGGTAGCGATGCGAAACCTGGCAAAGTCTCCATGGTCGGCGTGCTTGGCGGCGGTTTGATGGGGGCTGGCATTAGCCATGTCAGCGTGGCGAAAGCGAAAGTGCCAGTGCGAATCAAAGATGTCAGCAACGACGGTGTGCTGAATGCACTGAAGTACAACTACAAGTTGTTCGACAAACAGCGCAAACGTCGCATTCTCTCCAAAGCTCAGTTGCAAGCGAAAATGCTGCAACTTAGTGGCGGCACTGATTTCACTAGTTTCAATCATCTTGATGTCGTGATCGAAGCCGTTTTTGAAGATCTGGCTCTGAAGCAACAAATGGTGGCGGACATTGAAGCGAATGCGAAAGCGGAAACGATTTTTGCAACCAATACCTCTTCTCTGCCAATCCACAGAATTGCCGAAAAAGCAGCGCGCCCAGAAAACATCGTCGGCTTGCACTATTTCAGCCCGGTAGAAAAAATGCCGCTGGTGGAAGTGATCCCGCACGAAACCACGTCACAAGAGACGATTGCTACTGTGGTTGCTTTAGCGAAAAAGCAAGGCAAAACCCCCATTGTGGTAAAAGACAAAGCGGGTTTCTATGTCAACCGGATTTTGGCGCCTTACATGAATGAGGCGGCACACATTCTACTGGCCAATGAACCGATTGATACCGTCGATAGCGCGCTGCTCGATTTTGGTTTCCCTGTGGGTCCGATTACTTTGTTGGATGAAGTGGGCGTGGATATCGGCGCGAAGATCATACCAATTTTGGTCAATGAGCTCGGTGAGCGTTTCCGTGGCCCAGATGTCTTTGATACGCTGCTCAATGATGGTCGTAAAGGGCGTAAGAGTGGCAAAGGCTTCTACACTTACAAAGGGAAGAAGAAAGAAGTTGATAAGTCGGTTTACAAACTGCTGAAACTCAAGCCAGAACCGAAATTGAGTGAGAATGACATTGCATTGCGCTGCGTGTTACCAATGCTCAATGAAGCGGTGCGCTGTCTTGATGATGGCATTATTCGTTCACCACGCGACGGTGATATCGGTGCGATTTTTGGTATCGGTTTCCCTCCATTCCTTGGTGGTCCTTTCCGCTATATGGATCAGTTTGGTCTGAAAGAGCTGGTTGAGAAGATGAATCAGTTTGCGGAAAAATATGGTGACCGTTTCGCGCCTTGCGACGGCTTGTTGACGCGTGCGGGGGAAGGGCGTCGTTTTTACGACAACTAA
- a CDS encoding cytochrome c-type biogenesis protein: protein MKKWIWALFTAMTFSLSAYAAIEVYEFDNLQQEQQFKELGNTLRCPKCQNNTIADSNAALAQDLRHKVYEMTKEGKSKQEIIDYMVARYGNFVTYNPPLTAATSILWLGPLAVLLIGFSLIILRSRKRKAVSASEQEKWDAEKEARLKALLQDENNGDKQ from the coding sequence ATGAAAAAGTGGATTTGGGCGTTATTCACCGCCATGACTTTCTCTTTGTCTGCTTATGCCGCGATTGAAGTGTACGAGTTCGATAATTTGCAGCAAGAACAGCAATTTAAAGAGCTTGGTAACACCTTGCGCTGCCCGAAATGTCAAAACAACACTATCGCTGATTCGAACGCCGCTTTAGCGCAAGACTTGCGCCATAAAGTGTATGAGATGACTAAAGAAGGTAAATCCAAGCAAGAAATCATCGATTACATGGTGGCGCGCTATGGCAATTTTGTGACCTACAATCCGCCGCTCACCGCCGCGACGTCCATTCTCTGGCTTGGGCCGCTGGCGGTCTTGCTCATCGGATTTTCTCTGATTATCTTGCGCAGCCGAAAGCGCAAAGCGGTCAGTGCTTCTGAGCAAGAAAAATGGGATGCAGAGAAAGAAGCGCGTTTAAAAGCATTACTTCAGGATGAAAACAACGGAGACAAGCAGTAA
- a CDS encoding insulinase family protein, whose product MHLSPNDTHHYRYLTLENQLRVLLIHSEDAQKSAAALAVNVGHFDDPLEREGLAHYLEHMLFLGTQKYPKVGEFQNYITQHGGSNNAWTGTEHTCFFFDVSPSAFEKSLDRFSQFFIAPLFNEESLDKERQAVESEYRLKLNDDSRRLYQVSKEVVNPRHPFAKFSVGNLQTLGDRDGVSIRQEIVDFYQSTYSADLMTLTLYGPQSLDEQQAWVEEMFCAIVNRHLHGKSIDQPISDENSTAITVRVEPIKEIRKLVLTFPLPGMDQYYSIKPLSYFAHLLGYEGEGSLMLQLKNRNWITSLSAGGGASGSNYRDFTISCTLTKEGMQHYEDIVQAVFQYISMIKLEGLQEWRYKEKQAVLESAFRFQEPSRPLDMVSHLVINMQHYLPQDTIYGDYKMAGYDEALQRSLLQYFTVDNLRITLISKGFEAQKYASWYHTPYSVTPFSGEQKQQFTEIEPGWGFALPEPNPFICYNLDPRPLEANGTLPELIEDLDGFRLWHLQDSEFLVPKGVVYVAIDSPHSVSSARNIVKTRLCVEMFLDSLAQETYQAEIAGMGYNMYAHQGGVTLTLSGFSEKLPQLLEMILIRFAERNFNPMRFSNIKKQLLRSWRNSAQDRPISQLFNAMTGILQPNNPPYAALVEALEEIEVDELASFVDAILAELYVEMFVYGDWQRQQAHDMATTLKNALRVKEQRYEESLRPLVMLGSNGSFQREVPCNQQDSAVVIYHQCEDTSPRSIALYSLANHLMSAAFFHEIRTKQQLGYMVGTGNMPLNKHPGIVLYVQSPNAAPAELVRSIDEFLNAFYMVLLELNEYQWHSSKRGLWNQISTPDNTLRNRAQRFWVAIGNKDTDFNQREKVLEELKVLTRADMIRFVVNELKPRTANRLVMHTQGIAHADEPKIHLGQEIGSIEEFQLRPKDCGLG is encoded by the coding sequence GTGCATCTAAGCCCAAATGATACTCATCACTACCGCTACTTGACTCTCGAAAATCAGTTGCGAGTTTTGCTGATCCACTCCGAAGATGCCCAAAAATCGGCGGCTGCGCTGGCGGTCAATGTGGGCCATTTTGATGATCCACTGGAACGCGAGGGCCTTGCGCACTACTTGGAACATATGCTGTTTCTTGGTACCCAAAAGTATCCCAAGGTCGGGGAATTTCAGAATTATATCACTCAACATGGTGGGAGCAATAACGCCTGGACGGGCACAGAACACACCTGCTTTTTCTTTGATGTCAGCCCGTCTGCTTTCGAAAAATCGCTCGATCGTTTCAGCCAATTTTTTATCGCGCCGCTGTTTAATGAGGAGTCTTTGGACAAAGAGCGCCAAGCGGTTGAATCTGAGTATCGCCTGAAACTCAACGACGATTCGCGCCGCCTCTACCAAGTCAGCAAAGAGGTGGTCAACCCGCGACATCCGTTCGCCAAGTTTTCGGTTGGCAATCTGCAAACACTGGGCGATCGCGATGGCGTCTCAATCCGCCAAGAGATTGTGGATTTCTATCAGTCCACCTATTCGGCCGACCTAATGACATTGACGCTCTACGGTCCTCAAAGCTTGGATGAGCAACAAGCTTGGGTGGAAGAGATGTTCTGTGCAATTGTTAATCGACATCTGCACGGAAAATCGATTGATCAACCCATCAGCGACGAAAACAGCACTGCGATTACCGTGCGGGTCGAACCCATCAAAGAGATCCGTAAACTGGTGCTCACCTTTCCTCTGCCCGGCATGGATCAGTACTACTCCATTAAACCGCTTTCCTACTTCGCGCACTTATTGGGCTACGAGGGTGAAGGCAGCCTAATGCTGCAACTGAAAAACAGAAACTGGATCACGTCGCTGTCAGCGGGCGGCGGTGCCAGTGGCAGCAACTATCGCGATTTCACCATCAGTTGCACGCTGACTAAAGAAGGAATGCAGCACTACGAAGATATCGTACAAGCTGTTTTCCAATATATTTCAATGATTAAACTCGAAGGCTTACAAGAGTGGCGCTATAAAGAGAAGCAAGCGGTGTTAGAATCGGCCTTCCGCTTTCAAGAACCCTCTCGCCCGCTGGATATGGTCAGCCATCTGGTGATCAACATGCAGCATTATCTGCCGCAGGATACCATTTATGGCGACTATAAAATGGCCGGTTACGATGAGGCGTTGCAACGCTCTTTATTGCAATATTTCACCGTCGATAACCTGCGTATTACTCTGATTAGCAAAGGCTTTGAGGCGCAGAAGTATGCGTCTTGGTACCACACGCCTTACTCGGTTACTCCCTTTAGTGGTGAGCAAAAACAGCAATTTACCGAGATTGAACCGGGATGGGGCTTCGCCCTACCTGAGCCCAATCCGTTCATCTGTTACAATTTAGATCCTCGCCCGTTAGAGGCAAATGGAACGCTGCCGGAACTGATCGAAGATTTAGACGGCTTTCGTCTATGGCATTTGCAAGACAGCGAATTTCTTGTGCCAAAAGGTGTGGTGTATGTGGCTATTGACAGCCCTCATTCTGTTTCGTCTGCACGCAATATCGTCAAAACACGTTTATGCGTTGAAATGTTTCTCGATTCTCTTGCACAAGAGACCTACCAAGCGGAAATCGCGGGAATGGGCTACAACATGTATGCCCACCAAGGTGGCGTTACGCTTACTCTGTCCGGTTTCTCCGAAAAACTGCCACAACTGCTGGAGATGATCCTAATTCGCTTTGCAGAACGCAATTTTAACCCAATGCGTTTTAGCAATATCAAAAAACAGTTGCTACGTAGCTGGCGTAATTCTGCCCAAGATAGGCCCATTTCGCAGTTGTTTAATGCGATGACTGGCATCTTGCAGCCCAACAATCCACCTTATGCCGCACTGGTTGAAGCGTTGGAGGAGATCGAGGTCGATGAACTGGCGAGTTTTGTCGATGCAATTCTCGCAGAGCTCTATGTTGAGATGTTTGTTTATGGGGATTGGCAACGCCAGCAGGCTCATGATATGGCCACGACATTGAAAAATGCGCTGCGCGTTAAAGAACAGCGATACGAAGAGTCCTTGCGTCCTTTGGTGATGCTGGGATCAAACGGCAGTTTCCAGCGTGAAGTGCCCTGCAATCAGCAAGATTCTGCGGTGGTTATCTACCATCAGTGCGAAGACACTTCACCACGCAGCATTGCACTCTATTCACTGGCCAACCATTTGATGTCAGCGGCGTTCTTCCACGAAATTCGCACCAAACAGCAGCTCGGTTACATGGTCGGCACAGGGAATATGCCGCTGAATAAACATCCCGGAATTGTGCTCTACGTCCAGTCACCAAACGCTGCGCCAGCCGAGTTGGTACGTTCAATTGATGAGTTTCTCAACGCATTTTATATGGTGCTGCTTGAGCTGAACGAGTACCAATGGCACAGCAGCAAGCGGGGGCTTTGGAATCAAATTTCGACACCAGACAACACCTTGCGCAACCGTGCACAACGCTTTTGGGTCGCGATAGGCAACAAAGACACCGACTTTAATCAAAGGGAGAAGGTGTTGGAAGAGCTGAAAGTACTGACTCGCGCCGACATGATCCGCTTTGTAGTCAATGAATTAAAACCACGTACAGCCAATCGTTTAGTGATGCACACGCAAGGGATAGCTCATGCCGACGAGCCGAAAATCCACTTGGGCCAAGAGATAGGTTCGATTGAAGAGTTTCAGCTTCGGCCAAAAGACTGTGGGCTTGGCTAG
- the ccmD gene encoding heme exporter protein CcmD, which yields MYFESLSDFFAMGGYAAYVWGSFAITFFAMLALYVSSARRTGALLDEVKAKVDRQARIDAAKNMENTL from the coding sequence ATGTATTTTGAATCTCTGAGTGATTTTTTTGCAATGGGTGGCTACGCAGCGTATGTGTGGGGCTCATTTGCTATTACTTTTTTTGCCATGCTGGCTTTATACGTAAGCAGTGCTCGCCGCACAGGTGCTTTGCTTGACGAAGTGAAAGCAAAAGTTGATCGACAAGCCCGTATTGATGCCGCCAAGAATATGGAGAACACCCTATGA
- a CDS encoding heme lyase CcmF/NrfE family subunit has translation MIAEIGHFALILSLSMAVLLSVLPLWGASNNNTMLMNSARPLSWAMFLMLLFSFAALAYGFYANDFTLQYVASNSNSQLPWYYRLTAVWGAHEGSLLLWVLIQAAWTVAVATFSRGMPQESVARVLAVMGMISVGFLLFIIVTSNPFLRTLPFFPVDGRDLNPLLQDPGLIVHPPMLYMGYVGFSVAFSFAIASLMTGRLDTAWARWSRPWTTAAWVFLTLGIALGSWWAYYELGWGGWWFWDPVENASFMPWLAGTALMHSLAVTEKRGTFKAWTVLLAISAFSLSLLGTFLVRSGILVSVHAFASDPARGMFILGFLVFVIGGSLLLFAVKGASVRVRGNFDLISRENALLANNVMLIAALVVVLVGTLLPLVHKQLGLGSVSIGAPFFNMLFAWLMMPFAFLLGIGPLIRWKRDQLSSLYKPMLISAVISLGLGALCVYLLADFFDAMAYIGWVMAIWIITMHAFELHQRATHRHSLVEGVGKLQRSHWAMMLGHIGLAVTVIGIAMVQNFSIERDVRLAPGEHFQIQGYDFYFSGLRDKDGPNYDGYIADFEISHNGNYINTLHAEKRFYRTAKSMMTEAAIDRGITRDLYIAMGERLEDNRSWAVRIYYKPFVRWIWAGSIIMSLGGILAISDRRYRFRKKKGAQEPMKNQEQEA, from the coding sequence ATGATTGCTGAAATTGGGCATTTTGCCCTGATCCTCTCTCTGTCAATGGCTGTTTTGTTGAGCGTATTGCCTTTGTGGGGGGCTTCCAACAACAACACCATGCTGATGAATAGTGCACGCCCTCTCTCTTGGGCGATGTTCTTGATGTTGCTCTTCTCCTTCGCCGCGCTTGCGTATGGCTTTTATGCCAACGATTTCACCTTGCAATACGTCGCGAGTAACTCAAACAGCCAGTTACCATGGTATTATCGTCTCACCGCGGTTTGGGGCGCTCACGAGGGATCTTTACTGCTGTGGGTCTTGATCCAAGCTGCTTGGACCGTTGCCGTCGCCACTTTTAGCCGCGGTATGCCGCAAGAATCGGTTGCGCGAGTGTTGGCCGTCATGGGGATGATCTCTGTTGGCTTTTTGCTGTTCATCATCGTCACATCGAACCCATTCTTACGTACTCTACCCTTCTTCCCGGTTGATGGGCGCGATCTTAACCCGCTGTTGCAAGACCCGGGTCTTATCGTCCATCCGCCAATGCTCTACATGGGCTACGTCGGCTTTTCGGTCGCCTTCTCGTTTGCGATTGCCTCGCTGATGACTGGTCGATTGGATACCGCTTGGGCGCGTTGGTCTCGTCCGTGGACAACGGCGGCTTGGGTCTTTTTGACCTTAGGCATTGCTCTGGGTTCTTGGTGGGCATATTACGAGCTTGGCTGGGGCGGCTGGTGGTTCTGGGATCCAGTAGAAAACGCCTCGTTCATGCCTTGGTTGGCAGGCACGGCGCTCATGCACTCGTTAGCAGTCACTGAAAAACGCGGCACTTTTAAAGCCTGGACGGTACTGCTCGCGATTTCGGCGTTTTCGCTCAGCCTGCTTGGCACCTTCTTGGTCCGTTCGGGTATTTTGGTTTCGGTGCATGCTTTTGCTTCTGATCCTGCGCGCGGTATGTTTATTCTTGGCTTCTTGGTGTTTGTCATCGGCGGCTCACTGCTGCTGTTTGCCGTTAAAGGCGCATCGGTGCGAGTTCGCGGCAACTTTGATCTCATTTCGCGAGAAAATGCCTTGCTGGCGAACAACGTCATGCTCATCGCCGCTCTCGTGGTGGTTCTGGTTGGTACCTTACTGCCGCTAGTGCATAAGCAGTTGGGGTTGGGTTCGGTCTCTATTGGCGCGCCGTTCTTTAATATGCTTTTCGCTTGGTTGATGATGCCGTTTGCTTTCCTGCTGGGGATCGGCCCACTGATCCGTTGGAAGCGTGACCAGCTCTCGTCTTTGTACAAACCGATGCTGATCTCAGCGGTGATTTCACTCGGTCTCGGCGCATTGTGTGTCTACCTACTCGCGGACTTCTTTGATGCCATGGCTTACATTGGCTGGGTGATGGCGATTTGGATCATCACAATGCACGCTTTTGAACTGCATCAACGCGCGACTCATCGCCACTCATTGGTTGAAGGCGTAGGTAAACTGCAGCGCAGCCACTGGGCAATGATGTTAGGTCACATCGGTTTGGCGGTAACGGTGATCGGCATTGCCATGGTGCAAAATTTCAGCATTGAGCGAGATGTACGTTTGGCACCGGGTGAGCATTTCCAAATCCAAGGCTACGACTTCTACTTCTCCGGTCTGAGAGATAAAGACGGTCCGAACTACGATGGCTATATCGCTGACTTTGAAATTAGTCATAATGGTAATTACATCAATACCTTGCATGCGGAAAAACGCTTCTACCGTACAGCGAAATCCATGATGACTGAAGCGGCGATCGACCGTGGTATTACGCGTGATCTATACATTGCAATGGGTGAGCGTTTGGAAGATAACCGCTCATGGGCAGTGCGTATCTACTACAAACCTTTTGTTCGTTGGATCTGGGCTGGCTCTATCATCATGTCACTCGGCGGTATTTTGGCGATTTCTGACAGGCGCTACCGTTTTCGCAAGAAGAAAGGAGCCCAAGAGCCGATGAAAAACCAAGAGCAGGAGGCGTAA
- a CDS encoding sigma-70 family RNA polymerase sigma factor has product MEALVAIFHFFGKKKSNVPVNPDMDKQRKYEALVRAYHRDLYRYAYWLCKDQTIAEDLVQETCLRAWKSLDSLLDEKAAKSWLITILRRENARRFERKQFELVDIEDYSSEARVNDDAHHQNEWLQAQIMKLDVEYREPLFLQVVGGFSGDEIGEILDLNNNTVMTRLFRARNQLKELLDSDKTQRGQKNG; this is encoded by the coding sequence ATGGAGGCTCTTGTGGCAATTTTTCATTTTTTCGGAAAGAAAAAGTCGAATGTCCCGGTCAATCCTGACATGGACAAACAAAGAAAATATGAAGCTCTAGTTCGAGCTTATCACCGAGATTTATACCGCTACGCTTACTGGTTGTGCAAAGACCAAACCATCGCAGAAGACCTAGTACAGGAAACCTGCTTACGAGCGTGGAAATCTCTTGATAGCCTACTGGATGAAAAGGCAGCGAAATCCTGGTTAATTACCATTTTGAGAAGGGAGAACGCGCGCCGCTTCGAACGTAAACAATTTGAGTTAGTAGACATCGAAGATTACAGTAGCGAGGCTCGTGTTAACGACGATGCCCACCACCAAAACGAATGGCTACAAGCGCAAATTATGAAATTGGACGTTGAATATCGTGAACCTCTTTTTCTCCAAGTCGTTGGAGGATTTAGCGGCGACGAGATCGGCGAGATCTTAGATTTAAACAACAACACGGTCATGACTCGTCTATTCCGTGCCCGAAATCAACTCAAAGAACTGTTAGATTCGGACAAAACTCAAAGGGGGCAAAAAAATGGATGA
- a CDS encoding heme ABC transporter permease: MWKWLHPYAKPEAAYQLSGKLLPWFSVLALILLLVGSIWGLAFAPSDYQQGDSFRIIYIHVPSAIWSMGVYMSMAIAAFIGIVWQLRLADMAALAMAPIGAVYTFIALVTGAVWGKPMWGTWWVWDARLTSELILLFLYLGVIALYHAFDDQKTAAKAAGILAIVGVVNLPIIHFSVEWWNTLHQGATITKFAKPSISASMLWPLLLNIFGFAFFFGAVAMVRFRNEILSKESHRPWVKELALAKTQ, from the coding sequence ATGTGGAAATGGCTCCATCCCTATGCAAAGCCGGAGGCAGCTTACCAACTCAGTGGTAAATTGTTGCCTTGGTTTTCTGTGCTGGCCTTAATTTTGTTGCTCGTTGGCAGCATTTGGGGGTTGGCGTTTGCCCCATCAGATTACCAACAGGGCGATAGTTTCCGTATCATTTATATCCATGTCCCATCGGCCATTTGGTCTATGGGGGTGTACATGTCGATGGCGATAGCCGCGTTTATTGGCATCGTATGGCAACTACGTCTCGCCGATATGGCAGCGCTGGCGATGGCTCCGATTGGCGCTGTGTATACCTTTATCGCTTTAGTGACGGGCGCAGTTTGGGGTAAGCCCATGTGGGGAACTTGGTGGGTTTGGGATGCACGCCTAACTTCAGAGTTGATCCTGCTGTTTCTCTATCTGGGCGTGATTGCCCTTTATCACGCTTTTGATGATCAAAAAACCGCTGCGAAAGCCGCAGGCATATTGGCGATTGTTGGTGTAGTCAACCTACCGATTATCCACTTTTCAGTTGAGTGGTGGAATACGCTTCACCAAGGCGCCACGATTACTAAATTTGCCAAACCGTCCATATCAGCTTCAATGCTTTGGCCGTTACTTCTGAACATTTTTGGTTTTGCGTTCTTCTTTGGTGCGGTCGCAATGGTGCGTTTTCGCAATGAAATTTTAAGTAAAGAGAGTCATCGCCCTTGGGTGAAAGAGCTCGCTTTGGCTAAAACTCAGTGA
- a CDS encoding DUF3379 family protein, with protein MDDLEFRRRILSDPKQLDEEMRSALTSSENNSKFLDDVLDLDSQIKQSMNVSVPDDLVDKILFAQSSLASQENVVRPTFGKKAMAMAASFAFTAGLLFGQLNWGNLLVPSAQASLAETAVQHVIAESAFVNQLDEQVSSEQINAKLSPFSYQFDERFPYHVYYLNHCGFGQSNALHMVFQGKQGKVTLFLTNIPPQATGDFSASGLSGMVKAVGNSSLILVGEQGEDVTQLANKLAPMIKPMP; from the coding sequence ATGGATGATTTAGAATTCCGTCGCCGTATTTTGTCGGATCCTAAACAGCTTGATGAAGAGATGCGTAGCGCCCTGACAAGCAGTGAAAACAACAGCAAATTTCTGGATGATGTACTTGATCTTGATAGTCAGATTAAGCAATCTATGAACGTCTCAGTTCCCGATGATTTGGTCGATAAAATCTTGTTTGCTCAATCTTCGCTGGCTTCGCAAGAAAATGTTGTTCGCCCTACCTTTGGTAAAAAAGCAATGGCAATGGCCGCTTCTTTTGCCTTTACTGCGGGCTTACTATTTGGCCAACTTAACTGGGGTAACTTACTGGTTCCTTCAGCACAGGCGAGCCTTGCAGAGACCGCCGTTCAGCATGTAATTGCCGAAAGTGCCTTTGTTAATCAATTAGATGAACAAGTCTCTTCGGAGCAGATTAATGCCAAATTGTCACCTTTTTCTTATCAGTTTGATGAACGCTTTCCATACCATGTTTACTACTTGAACCATTGCGGCTTTGGCCAATCCAATGCTCTGCATATGGTCTTTCAAGGGAAACAGGGGAAAGTGACACTTTTTCTTACGAATATCCCGCCACAAGCGACTGGCGATTTTTCCGCGTCCGGTCTGTCCGGTATGGTGAAAGCCGTCGGAAATAGCAGTCTGATTTTGGTCGGCGAGCAAGGAGAAGATGTCACTCAGTTGGCAAACAAACTGGCACCAATGATTAAGCCTATGCCTTAG
- a CDS encoding DsbE family thiol:disulfide interchange protein: MNKKVLFIPLAIFLILAATFATQLVKNQHGDDPTKLESVLIGKPVPQFRLEDLVEPGKLYDQAIFKGEPLLLNVWATWCPTCYAEHQYLNQLASQGVKIIGMNYKDDRNKAVGWLNDLGNPYLISLFDGNGMLGLDLGVYGAPETFVIDAAGVIRYRHVGDVNPRNWAETLEPLYKQLVQEAKQ, translated from the coding sequence ATGAATAAAAAAGTACTCTTTATTCCGCTGGCGATTTTTCTGATTCTCGCGGCGACCTTTGCCACCCAGTTGGTCAAAAACCAGCACGGCGATGATCCTACCAAACTGGAGTCGGTACTTATCGGTAAACCAGTACCTCAGTTCCGTTTGGAAGATTTGGTTGAGCCGGGTAAGCTTTATGATCAAGCGATCTTTAAAGGTGAGCCGTTACTGCTCAATGTGTGGGCGACTTGGTGTCCAACCTGCTACGCAGAGCACCAGTATCTTAATCAACTCGCCTCGCAAGGGGTGAAAATCATCGGTATGAACTACAAAGATGACCGCAATAAAGCGGTGGGATGGCTGAACGATCTCGGTAATCCTTATCTCATCAGCTTGTTTGATGGCAACGGCATGCTGGGCTTGGATCTCGGCGTATATGGCGCTCCTGAAACCTTTGTCATTGACGCCGCAGGGGTGATTCGTTATCGCCATGTTGGAGATGTCAATCCGCGTAACTGGGCCGAAACCCTTGAACCTCTTTACAAGCAGTTAGTTCAGGAGGCGAAGCAATGA